A single window of Treponema denticola ATCC 35405 DNA harbors:
- a CDS encoding clustered-type lipoprotein — protein sequence MKKDKLKFIFILILAFLLFSCKASDTKSGREMRIEKFSKMIESNKISGVSGKGKEDEFVGTPFVLDDYDLVYIQALYTRTNIGKDNRIYYTDVEVIKFEREKEIECRQKRTAKNGKDFFYSIKYEWDKRAKKFVNTKYELEQELNIGVIDEKIIKEQVHGIVIESKEDPDRESLIPMFESYMTKLDKNDKYHYTYYVLDYIRGNFTNSGYDEYIVFFTNDSRKEMEEAGEHHPNFYSKDGKLSDITWKNNICDIACFIVEGSTFKKVYNIYFRGSIFLPAYEKSSSLYGSLNPRQMPYITNFGKQFFQGWVADLNQNGINEIYIYFPWKGTVRITMAEFIDKDFEFKCIEILGDEFNNVDWHKKTFNGNYYSIELRDDTYGIIWYKEIFQWNEDDDNYWLQSCNISPNRSYKMSWDWTKDDWVNIKY from the coding sequence GTGAAAAAAGACAAATTAAAATTTATCTTTATCTTAATATTAGCGTTTCTTTTATTTTCGTGTAAAGCTTCTGATACAAAAAGCGGCAGAGAAATGCGAATAGAAAAATTTTCTAAAATGATAGAAAGTAATAAAATATCAGGAGTATCAGGGAAGGGAAAAGAAGATGAGTTTGTAGGAACTCCTTTTGTATTAGATGACTATGATTTGGTATACATTCAAGCATTGTATACAAGGACGAATATAGGAAAAGATAACAGGATTTATTATACCGATGTTGAGGTTATAAAATTCGAAAGAGAAAAAGAAATAGAATGCAGACAAAAAAGAACGGCTAAAAACGGCAAGGATTTTTTTTATAGTATAAAATATGAATGGGATAAAAGAGCAAAAAAATTCGTAAATACAAAATACGAACTTGAGCAAGAGTTAAACATAGGTGTAATTGATGAAAAAATAATAAAAGAGCAAGTACACGGGATTGTAATAGAATCAAAAGAAGATCCCGATAGAGAAAGCTTAATACCTATGTTTGAATCATATATGACAAAACTTGATAAAAATGATAAATATCATTATACATATTATGTGTTGGACTATATAAGAGGAAATTTTACAAATTCGGGATATGATGAATATATAGTTTTTTTTACCAATGATTCTAGAAAAGAGATGGAAGAAGCCGGAGAGCATCATCCTAATTTTTATAGTAAGGATGGAAAACTATCTGATATAACATGGAAAAATAATATATGCGATATAGCTTGTTTTATTGTTGAAGGTAGTACATTTAAAAAAGTATATAATATTTATTTTAGAGGCAGTATTTTTTTACCTGCTTATGAAAAAAGTTCAAGCCTATATGGTTCGTTGAATCCGAGACAAATGCCTTATATAACTAATTTCGGTAAACAATTTTTTCAAGGGTGGGTAGCCGACCTTAATCAAAACGGAATAAATGAAATATATATATATTTTCCATGGAAGGGTACTGTACGTATTACTATGGCCGAATTTATCGATAAAGACTTTGAATTTAAGTGTATAGAAATTTTAGGAGATGAATTTAACAATGTAGATTGGCATAAAAAAACTTTTAACGGTAACTATTACAGTATAGAATTGAGAGACGACACCTACGGTATAATATGGTATAAAGAAATCTTTCAATGGAATGAAGATGATGATAACTATTGGCTTCAGTCATGTAATATATCTCCGAATAGGTCATATAAGATGTCATGGGATTGGACTAAAGATGATTGGGTAAATATAAAATATTAG
- a CDS encoding bacteriocin-type signal sequence, whose product MKKFIKLTDEELLKINGGGEINDAIDDEVVLSRKRRINLEKSQDTVREAAIYRPYAKGNFDYEGAAEGVTWCNQSSYDVMEATGVHMKPFYGKPDGYKGKEGQRGAGYWVNANTACKNVENYIDKYAKEWVNAKIKEVGLTNIEAEFDYIGPNSVKNYNEAYTKKYN is encoded by the coding sequence ATGAAAAAATTTATTAAATTGACGGATGAAGAGTTGTTAAAAATAAACGGAGGAGGAGAAATTAATGATGCTATAGATGATGAGGTAGTATTATCGAGAAAAAGGCGTATTAATCTTGAAAAGTCTCAAGATACTGTACGGGAAGCTGCAATTTATCGGCCTTATGCAAAAGGAAATTTTGACTATGAAGGCGCCGCAGAAGGTGTAACATGGTGTAACCAATCAAGTTATGATGTAATGGAAGCTACCGGTGTACATATGAAACCATTTTATGGGAAACCGGATGGGTATAAAGGAAAAGAAGGGCAAAGAGGCGCAGGATATTGGGTTAATGCAAATACAGCCTGTAAAAATGTTGAAAATTATATAGATAAATATGCAAAAGAATGGGTTAATGCTAAGATAAAGGAGGTTGGATTAACAAATATAGAGGCGGAATTTGATTATATAGGGCCGAACTCGGTTAAAAATTATAATGAAGCTTATACAAAAAAGTATAACTAA
- a CDS encoding M48 family metalloprotease yields the protein MKKKFGLFVIISLIPVVVLSCALLGSLDDPLAFTKNAIDAAAPIVEASKPIENEEEYYIGREVAAIILSNYKLYRNKPLENYLNLICMTLVLNSDVPESYNGYHVAILDTDEINAFATPGGHVLVTKGLLSCADSEDALAGVIAHELGHIQLKHGIGAIKANRITAAAVESSATMAVGSEKKAELKFLEDASKEIVTTLVNSGYSKSQEYDADRFAVKLMARAGYDPNAMTEMLKIMSEKQKHDSRGFGKTHPSAVSRIKSVEKESKKLAGDYNRPARLNRYQKNKLK from the coding sequence ATGAAGAAAAAATTCGGATTATTTGTAATTATAAGTTTAATACCGGTAGTTGTTCTATCTTGTGCCCTATTGGGGAGTTTGGATGATCCTCTTGCCTTTACAAAAAATGCTATTGATGCTGCAGCCCCTATTGTTGAAGCCTCGAAGCCTATTGAAAATGAGGAAGAGTATTATATAGGCAGGGAAGTGGCTGCCATTATTTTAAGCAATTATAAACTCTACAGGAACAAGCCATTGGAAAACTATCTTAACTTGATCTGTATGACCTTGGTTTTGAATTCCGACGTACCCGAATCCTATAACGGCTATCATGTTGCGATATTGGATACGGACGAAATAAATGCCTTTGCAACACCCGGCGGTCATGTGCTGGTTACTAAGGGACTCTTGTCTTGTGCGGATTCCGAAGATGCTCTTGCCGGTGTCATAGCCCATGAGCTTGGGCACATTCAACTAAAGCACGGTATAGGAGCCATTAAGGCTAATAGAATAACGGCTGCCGCTGTAGAAAGTTCGGCAACAATGGCTGTAGGTTCCGAGAAAAAAGCGGAACTTAAATTTTTAGAAGATGCATCAAAAGAAATCGTAACAACCTTGGTAAATTCTGGTTATTCTAAAAGCCAAGAATATGATGCAGACCGTTTTGCCGTCAAGCTGATGGCAAGGGCGGGATATGATCCCAATGCTATGACCGAAATGCTTAAAATTATGAGTGAAAAACAGAAGCATGACAGTAGAGGCTTCGGCAAAACTCACCCATCAGCAGTTTCCCGTATAAAATCCGTAGAAAAGGAATCGAAAAAGCTTGCAGGCGATTATAACCGTCCAGCGAGGCTTAACCGCTATCAAAAGAACAAACTGAAATAA
- a CDS encoding clustered-type lipoprotein, with the protein MQKDKLKLIFILMLAVLLFSCTKEIKEPAEERNSVVKNEVMEKKPLLILEHTIPSKEEDDEDIDFTEEEPPIVLTDENTPKTELIKLLESKKRHAWSLHKIQLEIDMYDVHGNSYEEFEKSGIDYLNRQKNTEIVKVDSDNKNIYCKQTLNLPSGKELIYDAVYTFYPYPKNFAYTNYELRDKPIIAYRHVPEAKRVHGKITEAAKNPNKNKNIKIFERYINKYTKEHRHKTGDKPYKVFDYVKGNFTGSGKDEYIVLFTAPFTKSELEDGIFLLEYSYIKYVECFIMENDKVIKMYKLPGHWGHVVPRDKTKIDLGEQFSFGWIADFNQNGINEIFVHRKEVFGSSFFSIEFIDNRFVEIPITNRGDILKSVDWEQSKIVVETNPFRSLVLDSKDTRPKYFAEYQWCEKEHCYVLLSNKQYK; encoded by the coding sequence ATGCAAAAAGACAAATTAAAACTCATTTTTATCTTAATGTTAGCGGTTCTTTTATTTTCTTGTACAAAAGAAATAAAAGAACCGGCAGAAGAGCGGAACTCTGTAGTTAAAAATGAAGTTATGGAAAAGAAACCCTTATTAATACTTGAGCATACCATTCCTTCAAAAGAAGAAGATGATGAAGATATTGATTTTACTGAAGAAGAACCTCCGATTGTATTAACCGACGAAAACACTCCTAAAACAGAGCTTATAAAATTACTGGAAAGCAAAAAAAGACATGCCTGGAGTCTACATAAAATCCAGTTAGAAATAGATATGTACGATGTTCATGGAAATTCGTATGAAGAGTTTGAAAAAAGCGGTATTGACTATCTAAACAGACAAAAAAATACAGAGATAGTCAAAGTTGATTCGGATAATAAAAATATTTATTGTAAGCAGACATTAAACCTTCCAAGTGGAAAAGAATTAATATATGATGCTGTTTATACTTTTTATCCATATCCGAAAAATTTTGCTTATACAAATTATGAACTAAGAGATAAACCAATAATAGCATACCGGCATGTACCGGAAGCAAAAAGAGTACATGGAAAAATAACGGAAGCTGCAAAAAACCCAAACAAAAATAAAAATATTAAAATATTTGAAAGATACATAAATAAATACACTAAGGAACATCGGCATAAAACGGGTGACAAACCGTATAAGGTATTTGATTATGTAAAAGGAAACTTCACCGGTTCAGGAAAAGATGAATATATAGTTTTGTTTACGGCTCCTTTTACTAAATCTGAGTTGGAAGATGGGATATTTCTTTTGGAGTATAGCTATATAAAATATGTCGAGTGTTTTATCATGGAAAACGATAAAGTAATTAAAATGTATAAACTCCCGGGGCATTGGGGGCATGTTGTACCGAGGGATAAAACAAAAATAGATTTGGGCGAGCAATTTTCTTTTGGGTGGATTGCAGATTTTAATCAAAACGGAATAAACGAGATATTTGTTCACCGCAAAGAGGTATTCGGTTCAAGTTTTTTCTCAATAGAATTTATTGATAATAGATTTGTTGAAATACCTATCACTAATCGAGGAGATATTCTTAAATCGGTTGACTGGGAACAATCTAAAATAGTAGTTGAAACTAATCCATTTCGGTCACTGGTATTGGATTCTAAAGATACCAGACCTAAATATTTTGCAGAATATCAGTGGTGTGAAAAAGAGCATTGTTATGTTCTTTTATCAAATAAACAATATAAGTAA
- a CDS encoding clustered-type lipoprotein yields MKLKISLIILAGILLFSCSKEIKESAEERKSVVTNDVTEEEPPIVLTDENTPKTELIKLLESKKRHAWSLHKIQLEIDMYDVHGNSYEEFEKSGIDYLNRQKNTEIVKVDSDNKTIYCKQTLNLPSGKELIYDVVYTFYPYPKNFAYTNYALREKPVIADRQVQGSKKLHGKITEAEKDINKDKNIKIFERYINKYTKEYRHKTGDKPYKVLDYVKGNFSNSGKDEYIVLFTAPFTKSELEDGIFLLEYSYIKYVECFIMENDKVIKMYKLPGHWGHVVPREKTKIDLGEQFSFGWIADFNQNGRNEIFVHRKEVFGSSFFSIEFIDNRFVEIPITNRGDILKSVDWEQSKIVVETNPFRSLVLDSKDTRPKYFAEYQWCEKEHCYVLLSNKQYK; encoded by the coding sequence GTGAAGCTAAAAATATCTTTAATAATCTTAGCCGGTATTCTTTTATTTTCGTGTTCTAAAGAAATTAAAGAATCGGCAGAAGAGCGGAAGTCTGTAGTTACAAATGACGTTACTGAAGAAGAACCGCCGATTGTACTGACCGATGAAAACACACCTAAAACAGAGCTTATAAAATTACTGGAAAGCAAAAAAAGACATGCCTGGAGTCTGCATAAAATCCAGTTAGAAATAGATATGTACGATGTTCATGGAAATTCGTATGAAGAGTTTGAAAAAAGCGGCATTGACTATCTAAACAGACAAAAAAATACAGAGATAGTCAAAGTTGATTCGGATAATAAAACTATTTATTGTAAGCAGACATTAAACCTTCCAAGTGGAAAAGAATTAATATATGATGTTGTTTATACTTTTTATCCATACCCGAAAAATTTTGCTTATACAAATTATGCACTAAGAGAAAAACCCGTAATAGCCGATAGGCAAGTACAGGGATCAAAAAAACTTCATGGGAAAATAACAGAAGCCGAAAAAGATATAAACAAAGATAAAAATATTAAAATATTTGAAAGATACATAAATAAATACACCAAGGAATATCGGCATAAAACGGGTGACAAACCGTATAAGGTGTTGGATTATGTAAAGGGTAATTTTAGTAATTCAGGAAAAGATGAATATATAGTTTTATTCACGGCTCCTTTTACTAAATCTGAGTTGGAAGATGGGATATTTCTTTTGGAGTATAGCTATATAAAATATGTCGAGTGTTTTATCATGGAAAACGATAAAGTAATTAAAATGTATAAACTCCCGGGGCATTGGGGGCATGTTGTACCGAGAGAAAAAACAAAAATAGATTTGGGCGAGCAATTTTCTTTTGGGTGGATTGCCGATTTTAATCAAAATGGAAGGAATGAAATATTTGTTCACCGCAAAGAGGTATTCGGTTCAAGTTTTTTCTCAATAGAATTTATTGATAATAGATTTGTTGAAATACCTATCACTAATCGAGGAGATATTCTTAAATCAGTTGACTGGGAACAATCTAAAATAGTAGTTGAAACTAATCCATTTCGGTCACTGGTATTGGATTCTAAAGATACCAGACCTAAATATTTTGCGGAATATCAGTGGTGTGAAAAAGAGCATTGTTATGTTCTTTTATCAAATAAACAATATAAGTAA
- a CDS encoding lipoprotein, giving the protein MKKDKLKLIFILMLAAFIFSCSKEVKEPAEEQKPVEAKVETSTKTESQSKETQAKEEKTETKEVINETPAKKAEKEGLKYLSDEKHYMAKGSLLFYNLNINDTYEQALAKLKDFGVNGLYSTAMMPKSLQEMGCKAYIPDDKTLEEDSSNDFYIIFKDDKIIRFIKFFAYNLGFYKFYLPDLEYIYPKIWELEESSGKGYTYFETPDYYSHTAENNVIYRNEIYYPTEATTIIMTRDGYKTYFEEADRRSDDILELGDLYFYDLHIKDDMETIKTKLFNNYIIYKGAGFSPVSDLYYSVYKDNPDGFESRDEEVCVWWYKGKVIHFRTRSSDEDTYILMHHFQRKYKVFEGPGYTGTCYGTRMGRYKYNVWVRKGKDFMFTMEDETAYIENKLWRLKYKNKKY; this is encoded by the coding sequence GTGAAAAAAGACAAATTAAAACTTATTTTTATCTTAATGTTAGCGGCTTTTATATTTTCGTGTTCTAAAGAAGTTAAAGAACCTGCGGAAGAACAGAAGCCTGTCGAAGCAAAAGTTGAAACATCTACAAAAACAGAGTCTCAGTCTAAAGAAACTCAGGCAAAAGAAGAAAAAACGGAAACAAAAGAAGTTATAAACGAAACACCCGCTAAAAAAGCCGAAAAAGAGGGGCTTAAATATCTTTCCGATGAAAAGCACTATATGGCAAAGGGAAGTTTATTATTTTATAACTTAAATATAAACGATACCTATGAACAGGCATTAGCCAAATTAAAAGATTTTGGAGTTAACGGTTTATATTCTACAGCAATGATGCCTAAAAGCTTACAAGAGATGGGCTGTAAGGCTTACATTCCTGATGATAAGACTTTAGAAGAAGATTCAAGTAATGATTTTTATATAATTTTTAAAGATGACAAAATAATAAGATTTATCAAATTTTTTGCTTACAATCTGGGATTTTATAAATTTTATCTTCCTGATTTAGAATATATCTACCCTAAAATATGGGAATTAGAAGAATCAAGCGGGAAGGGGTATACATATTTTGAAACACCGGATTATTATTCACACACAGCGGAAAATAATGTTATTTATCGAAATGAGATATACTATCCGACAGAGGCGACAACCATTATAATGACCAGAGACGGGTATAAAACTTATTTTGAAGAAGCCGATCGAAGATCCGACGATATTTTGGAACTTGGCGATTTATATTTTTATGATCTTCACATAAAAGATGATATGGAAACAATAAAAACAAAACTTTTCAACAATTACATTATTTATAAAGGGGCGGGTTTTTCACCAGTTTCTGATTTGTATTATTCTGTTTATAAGGATAACCCGGATGGTTTTGAAAGTAGGGATGAAGAAGTCTGCGTTTGGTGGTATAAAGGTAAGGTTATACATTTTAGGACCCGATCTTCTGATGAAGATACATACATATTAATGCATCATTTTCAAAGAAAGTACAAAGTTTTTGAAGGGCCCGGATATACAGGTACATGTTATGGCACTAGAATGGGTAGATATAAATATAATGTTTGGGTAAGGAAGGGTAAGGATTTTATGTTTACAATGGAAGATGAAACAGCATATATAGAAAATAAATTATGGAGGTTGAAGTATAAAAATAAAAAGTATTGA
- a CDS encoding CHASE2 domain-containing protein — protein MKKIRRLFFISIPVFFIVLFFIYLGVFKQAEYFFYDDRMNRTASYFSPSDEIVLVLVDQKSLNYAASERGWTWPWPREAYADIIDFFSGGGAKSVAFDMLFTEPSSYGVADDKKFADASRESGIVIQIVFFDKVQGNTKSWPDSAPKPEQLSKNGLGPAKELPGIFPIEEIASSARLIGNVNSLSDSDGTIRRARLFYSWKNYKIPTLGVASYFVGGNEDEALPEELNLRFTKSIDDYLPYSAGDILKAQADIRAGRESELNPEDFEDMYVFFGLYAPGLFDICQTPVSASYPGVGIHITLLDNILSGNRIVNTGFLINALIILICIILAGLPEIFSEKIKSRTASIIVNAVSFLVFVALYLFIAYYLFRLGIAIPAASVLAGMALSFVASLAVSYMVEGKQRRYLKNAFKQYLSPAVIEQLIADPSQLKLGGERKEISIFFSDLQGFTSISESLTPEALTELLNDYLSDMSKIILDSGGTIDKYEGDAIIAFWNAPARVEHHARSALEAAWACQKKLEERRADFEKRAGGRPFKMRIGLNTGFAIVGNMGSVSRFDYTMLGDSVNLAARLEGLNKQFGSYTMCAEAAKKQAEESGTVLKFRELARAAVVGKSEPVVVYEVMDEKTYNEKKALLDSFDRGLKEFYAGNFKEALNIFVQTEEADPPSKHYAEKCKTLISQKPEGEWLGIWKADTK, from the coding sequence ATGAAGAAAATACGAAGGCTGTTTTTTATTTCCATTCCGGTTTTTTTCATTGTGCTTTTTTTTATTTATTTGGGAGTTTTTAAGCAGGCGGAATATTTTTTTTATGATGATAGAATGAATAGGACGGCTTCGTATTTTTCTCCCTCCGATGAGATTGTTTTAGTTTTGGTAGATCAAAAAAGCTTAAACTATGCAGCTTCAGAAAGAGGGTGGACCTGGCCTTGGCCGCGTGAAGCCTATGCCGATATTATCGATTTTTTTTCAGGCGGCGGAGCAAAGTCTGTAGCCTTTGATATGCTCTTTACGGAGCCTTCTTCCTATGGGGTTGCTGACGATAAAAAATTTGCTGATGCGTCAAGGGAAAGCGGCATAGTTATTCAAATCGTTTTTTTTGACAAGGTCCAAGGGAATACGAAAAGCTGGCCTGACAGTGCGCCTAAGCCTGAACAGTTAAGTAAAAATGGATTAGGCCCTGCTAAGGAATTACCCGGTATTTTTCCTATAGAAGAAATTGCTTCGTCTGCCAGACTTATAGGGAATGTAAACAGCCTTTCCGATTCTGACGGAACTATCAGACGTGCCCGTCTTTTTTATTCGTGGAAAAATTATAAGATTCCTACTCTGGGAGTTGCTTCTTATTTTGTGGGTGGGAATGAAGATGAGGCCTTGCCTGAGGAGCTTAATCTCCGCTTTACAAAAAGTATTGATGATTATTTGCCTTACAGTGCAGGCGATATTTTAAAGGCACAAGCCGACATAAGGGCGGGAAGGGAAAGCGAACTTAATCCTGAAGATTTTGAAGACATGTATGTTTTTTTCGGTCTCTATGCTCCCGGTCTTTTCGATATTTGTCAAACCCCCGTTTCCGCTTCATACCCGGGAGTCGGCATTCATATAACTCTTTTAGATAATATTCTTTCGGGTAATAGAATTGTAAACACCGGCTTTTTGATTAATGCTTTGATTATTTTAATTTGTATTATTCTTGCAGGTTTGCCCGAAATTTTTTCGGAAAAAATAAAATCCAGAACTGCTTCGATAATTGTAAATGCTGTGAGCTTTTTGGTTTTTGTTGCCCTCTATCTTTTTATCGCATATTATCTATTCCGTTTAGGAATTGCGATACCCGCGGCTTCGGTGCTTGCCGGAATGGCCTTATCTTTTGTTGCCTCCCTCGCAGTCAGTTACATGGTTGAAGGAAAACAAAGGCGTTATTTAAAAAATGCCTTTAAGCAGTATCTAAGCCCTGCCGTTATTGAACAGTTGATTGCCGACCCATCCCAATTAAAGCTCGGCGGGGAGCGTAAAGAAATATCGATTTTCTTTTCGGACTTGCAAGGTTTTACTTCAATCTCGGAGAGTTTAACCCCTGAGGCCCTTACCGAGCTTTTAAACGATTATCTTTCGGATATGAGTAAAATTATCTTGGATTCGGGCGGAACAATCGACAAGTATGAAGGTGATGCTATAATCGCTTTTTGGAATGCTCCTGCACGAGTGGAACATCATGCCCGTTCTGCCTTAGAAGCGGCTTGGGCTTGTCAAAAAAAACTTGAAGAAAGGCGCGCCGATTTTGAAAAGCGGGCCGGAGGCAGGCCCTTTAAAATGCGCATAGGGCTTAATACGGGCTTTGCTATCGTCGGCAACATGGGCTCGGTAAGCCGCTTCGATTATACAATGTTAGGTGATTCGGTAAACTTGGCCGCCCGCTTGGAAGGTTTAAATAAGCAATTCGGTTCTTACACAATGTGCGCGGAGGCCGCAAAAAAACAAGCTGAAGAAAGCGGTACGGTTTTAAAATTCAGAGAGCTTGCCCGTGCCGCAGTTGTAGGAAAATCCGAACCCGTAGTTGTTTATGAAGTCATGGACGAAAAAACTTATAACGAAAAAAAAGCCTTGCTCGATTCCTTTGATAGAGGTTTAAAAGAATTTTACGCCGGAAACTTTAAAGAAGCCTTAAATATTTTTGTTCAAACGGAAGAAGCCGATCCTCCTTCAAAGCACTATGCAGAAAAATGTAAAACCCTTATTTCCCAAAAACCTGAAGGCGAGTGGCTGGGCATTTGGAAGGCCGATACAAAATAA
- a CDS encoding clustered-type lipoprotein, which translates to MKKNKSKLIFILMLAVLLFSCSKEVKEQKLVEAKVESSIKIEPKENEFLSKPEYNTHVKSPEQIKELEEKYKRSKAYEESLKQLRTELDKKEDILRYKCPVFMSIDNLAQQKASALYSHADNLDFIHFYEVKKDGEFCYCKYKAPTQNGGILDYQVTYKWYNIEQMYLPLSYDLLSETNMVKINDELIENQVHGSLYGMENDEKKDEMIKLFEDYENTRYPLYLEVVNTDWDTGVKTKKYKQYDMRILDYVKGNFTNSGYDEYFVMFYEEDPDPEIYDQFIERVRCFVVDEDKIIKDYYITVPSASFFPPHIERGGLFGLKNFGFEFSQGWVSDFNQNGKNEIYFVTHFSTGRNFLFIIEFNGEFFVTGYVYGNDYDIVGIDWYKKKIIIKDESRSGKWIDDYQWNDTLKEFILLKRKYRRD; encoded by the coding sequence GTGAAAAAAAACAAATCAAAACTTATTTTTATCTTAATGTTAGCGGTTCTTTTATTTTCGTGTTCTAAAGAAGTTAAAGAACAGAAGCTTGTTGAAGCAAAAGTTGAATCATCTATAAAAATTGAACCGAAAGAAAATGAATTTTTATCAAAGCCCGAATATAACACGCACGTGAAGAGTCCTGAACAAATTAAGGAATTAGAAGAAAAATACAAAAGAAGTAAAGCATACGAGGAAAGTCTTAAACAGCTTAGAACCGAGCTTGATAAGAAAGAAGACATCCTAAGATATAAATGTCCGGTATTTATGAGTATTGATAATCTGGCACAGCAAAAGGCTTCGGCACTTTATAGTCATGCAGATAATCTTGACTTTATTCATTTTTATGAGGTAAAAAAAGATGGTGAATTTTGCTATTGTAAATATAAAGCTCCTACCCAAAACGGAGGAATTCTTGATTATCAGGTTACCTATAAGTGGTATAACATTGAACAGATGTATCTTCCTCTCTCTTATGACCTTTTAAGTGAGACTAATATGGTAAAAATAAATGACGAACTTATAGAAAACCAAGTGCACGGCTCTTTATATGGTATGGAAAACGATGAAAAAAAAGATGAAATGATAAAACTGTTTGAAGATTACGAAAATACACGATATCCTTTATATCTTGAGGTTGTCAATACGGATTGGGACACGGGGGTCAAAACTAAGAAATATAAACAGTATGATATGCGAATACTTGATTATGTAAAGGGGAATTTTACAAACTCAGGATATGATGAATATTTTGTTATGTTTTATGAAGAGGACCCTGATCCGGAAATATATGATCAGTTTATAGAAAGAGTGAGATGTTTTGTAGTTGATGAAGATAAGATAATCAAAGATTACTATATTACTGTTCCTAGTGCATCATTTTTTCCACCGCATATTGAACGAGGCGGTCTTTTTGGGTTAAAAAATTTTGGATTTGAGTTTTCTCAAGGGTGGGTGTCGGATTTTAATCAAAACGGTAAAAATGAAATATATTTTGTAACTCATTTTAGCACAGGTAGGAATTTCTTATTTATAATTGAATTCAATGGCGAGTTTTTTGTTACCGGTTATGTATATGGTAATGATTACGATATAGTAGGTATTGATTGGTATAAAAAAAAGATTATAATAAAAGATGAGTCGAGGAGCGGTAAATGGATAGATGATTATCAATGGAATGATACTTTAAAAGAGTTTATTTTATTAAAAAGAAAATATAGGAGGGATTAA